TACAGAAGAACAGTAGTCTGTAAGTTATGAGAATGGCTATTACCACTGCTAAGTCCCACCATTTTGAGTGTTTTTGTGAAATTCCCATCACAGAATAGAGGACTTCTTCTCCTTTCAGTTTTGGTTGACCGAATATGGGGGATTCGAACTCGATCCCAATCATGTCATTTTTATACGCACCCTTTATTTATCAATTagggaaaaaaacaaatttaaataatcaCATTAAGGAGAAATGTCGAAAGCAACACAGAAAAACTTTAGCTTTACCTGTAAGCCCCATGTCatgtaattaatatatgaaaccGGGAATCTCCAAAATGGCTTTGGAAGCTCGGGAAGGCGCCGGAAAAAACCAGATGTTGCCATCATAATGCCCTACAACTTACAATTAAAATAGAGCATTGCAGACAAAGTTAGAGTATGGAGAGGTGAAACTCGGAATACTTACCATAAAGCCTGCCCCTACAATGACCCCCATCAGAAAATTGGGAACGATTGAAGCCACTACCATCATGCAGCTCTCAACTACTGCTATACAAAATAAAAGGTCGACCGTGGCGTACATATAGTGGGAGAGGCCAGAGTGATACTTCACCATGAAATAAGTGATGGATGCTGAACTTAAGGACATTGTTACCAAGAATGGAAACGAAGAGATGAAGTTGGAAAGAACAAACACTCCAACACCATAATGTCCTTTGAGCCTTCCTTTGTAAAATATCTGTTTATGCCATGATACCGAACATCAGGATCTTTAAGCTGCAAGTTAGTATTTTACAAGCCACTAACTGGCACGAGGGTGATTCTCACTATAATGGATAATAATGTGTGAGAGACATATTTA
The DNA window shown above is from Primulina huaijiensis isolate GDHJ02 chromosome 12, ASM1229523v2, whole genome shotgun sequence and carries:
- the LOC140989717 gene encoding ABC transporter G family member 15-like, with the translated sequence MRNILQQGIDIAKTRGSHATWWKQLSTLINRSFTNMSRDFGYYWLRIIVYITVSICVGSVFYNVGHGTEYNALLARAACGGFVSGFMTFMTVGGFPSFIEEMKIFYKGRLKGHYGVGVFVLSNFISSFPFLVTMSLSSASITYFMVKYHSGLSHYMYATVDLLFCIAVVESCMMVVASIVPNFLMGVIVGAGFMGIMMATSGFFRRLPELPKPFWRFPVSYINYMTWGLQGAYKNDMIGIEFESPIFGQPKLKGEEVLYSVMGISQKHSKWWDLAVVIAILITYRLLFFCILKFKEKAPPKFRAFYVKRTLQHINKRPSFRNSSAFPSKRHNGHQSLSSQEGLLTLHYIKSIVGF